The sequence CGAAGTGCTACGACCTGGTATGGACGATTGCCAACGTGGGGCGCACCGAAGAATACGTATCCAGCTTCAATATCAGCACCTCGCCCGGTCTCCGCTTTTTTGAGACCGTGACCAACTGCAACAGAATGGGTGATGATAACGTCGAGTGTCCGTTTCCCGGTGGCCAGGGCAAGCACTTTCCGGCTGGTTACAGCGAAACGTGGCGGTTTCCCATCGTCGCAGATGAACCGCCGGCGACCTGTCCGAATTCTATTGCAACTTATTATGCCGCATCGGCTCTGTACGCAGGGTTCAATGGCGTGAGCTACCTTCAGATTCCCTGTACAGAGTCCGCTTCGTCCTCTTCATCTGATGGGATTCTTCATGGCTGTGTCGATCCGGATGGCAGTGATTTTTACAGAAAAGTGCGCACAGAAATATACTTCGATGGCGTGCCTGATCCTATAAAAGGCAGGACGGATTCCTGCAATGGGGACCGGGCGATTGATTACTACTGCGACTCGCCCATACAAAACATGATGTTCGGTCCGTCCCAACAACAACACCTGTGTCCCTATGGTTGTGTGAATGGCGCATGCCAGTGGGGACCGAATGTCTGCCAGAATGGCGTGATTCCTGTGCAATCGCGTCCCCAATTCATCACTGCCGTCGGATCAAAAGTCTATGTGCTGAACTTCGTCAGCAGGAGCATCTCGGTCATCAACACAGCGACCAATACCGTGTCCGCTACGATTCCCATGGGGTCCCGTATCGATGCCATCGCAGCCGTCGGGTCGAAGGTGTTTGTGGCGAATTCCGGGAACTCAACCGTCTCCGTCATCAATGCCGCCATCGATACCGTCATGACCGCCATTCCTATGAGTCCCTATCCAACCGGTTTCGTTGTCGTTGGAACGAAGCTGTATGTCTTGCAGGGGGGCGAGCCTGTCATCTCCGTCATCAATACCGTCACGAATACCGTGCAATCCACGATCCAGGTGGGGGATTTTACCTATGACCTTGCCGCCGTTGGGACGTACGTGTACGCGGCAAATGAAAATCTCGTCATCTCCGTCATCAATACTGCAACCAATACGGTACAGACTACGATCCCCATGAGTGCCCGCCCCAACACGCTCATTGCTGCCGGCTCAAAGCTGTACGTGACGCACTGGGATACCGGCATTGTTTCCGTCATCAACACCGCGACCAATACAGTCGAGGCCACAATCCCCGTGGGGACAAATCCCCGTTCTCTCGCAGTCGCCGGAACGAAGGTGTATGTGGCAAATGTCAGCAGTAACAATGTTTCCGTCATCGATACGAACACCAATACCGTGCTCGCCACCATTCCCGTGGGCATGCGACCCTACGCTCTCGCCGTCTCCGGCACGAAGGTGTATGCCGTGGGGGGTACTGCGGTCACTGTCATCGATACGAACACCAATACCGTGCTCGCCACCATCGCTGCAGGGGCAAATCTTGAGGCCATCGCTGTCTCCGGCACGAAGGTGTATGTGGCGGGCAACCACGTCGATGGAAGAGTGTTCGTCGTCGATACCCTGACCGACACTCTGTCGTGCAGCGCCGCAACGGCGGTTTCCTCTTCATCTGCCTCTCAGTGTCCCACGCCACCTCCTCCTCCTGCCGGATGCGCACTGATCTGCACGAATGGGAATCCCTGTCCGCTGTGTCATGTGCAGTGTCCCAGCTCCTCCTCAAGTTCGCGTTCTTCCTCCGCCTCAGCGATTCCGGCCGGTTCTTCTTCCAGCGCCGTCGCCAGCTCAGCAGGTCCTTCCTCTGTGTCTTCCGCCGCCCAGACCTCCCAATCTTCATCCAGCTCTCAGGCTGTGAGTTCGGTGGGTGCCCTCTGCGGCAATCGTGTCATTGAAACCGGTGAGCAGTGTGATGACGGAAACGTCGTTCCCGGAGACGGGTGCGGCCAAATCTGCCAGCGCGAGGCAGGATGGGTCTGTTCCGGCGTGCCAAGCGTGTGCACCACCGTCTGCGGCGACGGCATCCGCGCGGGAGTGGAGCAGTGCGACGATGCCAACCTGAACAACGGTGATGGCTGTTCCAGGACCTGTCAGACCGAACAGGGGGTTTCTTCTACCGCCTCTTCCCAGCCCATTGCTGTCATCTCTTCGTCGGCGGCCTCGGGCGCTCCTACCTGCGGCAACGGACAGCGCGAGGGGAGTGAGCAGTGCGAAGCGGATGCGGAATGCACCGCAGGGACCATCTGCCGGAGCTGCCGATGTATCGCACCGACACAGCGGTGTGGCAATGGAACGGTGGAAGCTCCCGAGCAGTGTGATTCAGGACATCCCTGCCCGGATGGCGGCTTCTGCACGGCCACCTGCTCCTGTGTTCCGCGCTCCTCCACTTCGGCCCGCAGCAGCGCTCCTTCCCCGTCCTGTGGCAACGGCACGCTCAATGACAGCGAGGAGTGTGAAATCAATGCACCGTGTCCCATCCCCGGTTCCGTCTGTGTGAACTGCGTCTGCCGTCCACCGGCGGCATCGTGCGGCAATGGGCTGATCGAAGACCAGGAGGAATGTGAGTTCGGTTATTCCTGCAGCGATCAGGGTATCTGTCAGGATTGCCGGTGCGGCCCCGGCGCAGAGACAACTGCTCTGTTGCAGGCTTCCTCCAGCGTGACGGCCCCCGCCCCTGCGCCCCTGACGCTTCCGCAAATCTGTGGCAATGCCCTCCTCGAGGGTTCGGAGCAGTGCGAGACGAATGCAGCGTGCCCGCGTCCCGGGGATCTGTGTGTGGATTGTCAGTGTCATAATCCCCCTCAGGCGCGCTGCGGGAATACGCAATTGGAATTATCGGAAGAGTGCGACGACGGCAATACACAGGATGGCGACGGCTGCTCCGGCCTGTGTCAGCGCGAGACGATCAATCTCATTGCCTCTCAGGCCATCTGCGGCAACGGTCTCATCGAGCGGGATGAGGAGTGTGACGACGGCAACACGGTTTCGGAGGATGGATGTTCCGCTGTCTGCCAGCGCGAAGTTCTGCCACCACGGTTAGAACTCACACTCCTTCCCGAGCAGCCCGCCTCTTCGTCTGTTGCCTTTCAGCCTGTTTCCAGCGCGCCTGCAGTGACCGTCCCGGTGCGCACCGGTCCTACCCCCAAGAGGGCAGTGTCTTCCGTTCCAGCCTTCTTTCCCGCTGCACCCGTTCCCTCTGCCCTTGCTCCTTCTATTCTCGCCACAACCATCGTCCAGCCGCCCTCCTGGCAGGCGTATGCTTCCGTCATTCCCTACGCTCCGCCCACAGGCCCCGTTGGTTCCACCGGTCCGGCCTCTGTCGCCCTAATGGCCGCAGGTGCTGCGGCAGGTCTGGCGTGGATGCGGAGAAAGCGGAAACCATAGCATCATCTTTTTCAATGCGTGCAACAAATGGCAAACAGCTCCTTTGAACAGAAAGTGATACGCTCAGCGGGAAATATGCCCGATTTCTTACGGTCCGGAGCGGCGGCGTCTTCTCTGCACAGGCGCAGAGGCTTTGTGGTGCTGGGGATCGCCGGGGTGGCCGTGCTGGGGTGGATATCTCTGCAGAGTCGGCAATCCATGCACATGTTCACCGCACAGGTGATGGGCGATACACCCTACTGCGGCAACAATATCCGCGAGACGGGGGAACAGTGCGACAGCGGGTATGCATGGGGCAGAATTGAGGGCTGTGGTATCAATCAGGTATGTCAGCGTTGTCAGTGCGTCACGCTCACGTCTGCGAATCAACACTGCATAGGCACGGCATGCTATGCAGGAGTAAATAATTGTCCTTCAGGGACACCGGCATGCGATGTGACCTGTGCCTGTTCCGCGATCTGGTGGCCACACTGCGGCGATGCACGGTGCATGTCTTTCGAGCAGGGGGCAGGTGGGCGGATCATCCATCCTTCGGCAACCGGGCCGATCCAAAACAGAGTGGAGGGCTTCGGCATGGATATCGTTCCCATGGGCGATCTGGATGCGGACCAGATCCCGGACGTCGTTGTTCTGGCTACCGGGAACGGCACCCCGTTCGTCAGCGGCACGATCCATGTGATCTATATGAATCGCAACGGCACCGCCAAGCGTATTGATCCGCTGCCTTATGTGCCGGAGCGTCAGGGTCTTGCCCCACTCAAGCTGGCCTACGCAATGGAATCAGTCGGGGATATCGACAGCAACGGCGTTCCCGATCTTGCCCTGTATGCGTGGACCGGCACGTATACGGAAGGGGACTATGGCAATGACGAAGAGATACGTATCCTTCGGCTGCAGCGGACGGCGGAAGGGGTTTCCGTTCTTGCCGACAGGGCAAATCCGGAGCCGCAAGAACAGGCGCGCCAGGGATACGGATACGATCTGGCCTACCTGGGCAATGGCAGACTGGCTGCATATCTGGGGCGAGGTGACTCCTTCGACGAGGCGGTTGGCATTTTCCAGATTTCATCGAATGGAAACATTGCGCAGATCGGCACCGTTCAAGGAGTCTCCGGTGGGAATGTGCTTGGTGCGCCCGGCGATCTCAATGGAGACGGCGCAAATGATCTCCTGTGGAATCGGACGGTGGCTTTTCTCTCGCAGGACGGGACATCGGTCTTGTCGCAGCAGACAATCGCCTTCGGGAGCCCGTACTTCAATGATGGATTTATTCATTCGAATCCCTGGGGGGACACGGATGGGAACGGAGTCCCGGATCTGCTCCTCGGTATGGTGAGTCAGCAGGGCAAGTACGAGAATATCGGTATCGTGGGAAAGGTATTGCTCGAGCGTACTTCGGGCAATCCGCCCCTCCGGGTGAAATCCTCTCAGATCATGTATTCCCCCGAACAACCTGCGCGTTTCGGCGGAGCTTTTGGAAGGGCCGCGGCGAACGTGGGCGATATCGACGGTGACGGACAGCCGGATATCATGATCGGCTCGCCCGAAACATTCTTCTGCGTCGATGGCACGCAAGTGCATGGATGCTCCGGCACGCATCCCGGTGCTGTTTGGGTGTACCTCTCCGGCGCCGGTGTTCCGATCTGCACTGCAGACTGCGGCTCCGCACCAATTTCTCCATCTTCGTCTTCTGCTCCGATTCCCCCATCTTCGTCTTCTGTTCCGATTCCCCCATCTTCGTCTTCTGTTCCGATCATTCCGAGCTCCTCTTCGCAGGCGGCTGTCTGTGGGGACGGGCGCTTCGCAGCGACCAAGCAGTGCGAGCCATCAGGCATGCTGCAGACTTTGCCTACGAACGGTATCCCCGATGCGGTCCGGGCGGGCGACTTCAACGCAGACGGCAACGCGGATCTGGTCACGCTGAATCTAAGCCCCAATCGAACCGGCAGCATCAATGTCTTTCTCGGCGCGGGGGACGGCAGTTTCAGCCCCGGAGCGAATTATCAAGTTGGCAATGTGCAATCCGTCTTCCAGGCCGCCGATGCGCAGGGCGACGGCAAGTTAGACCTTTTGCTGGGGGCAACACACATCATGAGAGGCAATGGAGATGGCACGTTCCAGCCTGTATCATCCCTGCTGCCGCAAGGCGCTGATGTCGCTGTAGGCGATTTTAACGAAGACGGCCGTCCCGATATCTTCACCACCACCGTATCCTCGCCCAACTCTCCGCATGTGGAGCAGCTCTTCGCAGGTCAGGCCGGGGGAGGCTTCGCCGCCGGCGTCACCGTCGCGGAGTTTCCGCACCCTTGGAGCAATATCGTCACGGCAGACTTTGACGCGGATGGCCACCTCGATGTCGCGTACCTGCCGACCGGTAATTCCAATGACCCACCGGGGCTCACCGCCAATTTCACGGTGCAGATACTCTACGGCAACGGGAACGGCGCCTTCATCTCGGTACCATTGACGCTCAGCAGTTGGACGAGCGGCGCCACCGGTCTGTGGATGGCGGATATCAACGGGGATGGACGCAGCGATCTTTACATGGATGGCAACGGCAACGTGGGGCCATTTTGGCTCAACAACGGCAACCGCACGTTTGAAGCAAAGAACAATTATATGGGGAATCTGAATGACCCCGCTGCGCTCATCGATGTCGATGGCGACGGCAAGGCCGATGTCATCACCGGCGGCCGTACCGCCTCGCCCACCATTGAGATCCACAAAGGCAATGGCGATGGCTCCTTTGTCCAATCACCCCTGTATTCCTTTGGAGTCACGTACCCGCTCTGGCACTCAGAAGGGAATATCGCCCAGGCGGACTTCGATCATGACGGTAGGCTGGACTTCGCCATCGCCCGGACAAGCATCGCCGATGCGGGGGCGAACTTCATCATCGTGCAGATCAGCCCCTGCGCTCCCGGACAGACCTGCAGCAGTTCCTGCCAGTGCATCGGTACGCCCATTCCGCCCAGCTCGTCCTCCCGTTCTTCTTCGCGCTCCTCATCTTCTACTTCACACTCCTCCTCCGCATCTTCCGTCTCGAGCATGACCATTGCATCGTCGAGCGCGTCGCACGGTGTCAACGCGCTCTGCGGCAACGGTCTGCAGGAGGGCACCGAGCAGTGCGAAGCAGGCATTCCCTGTTACACGGGCCTCGTCTGCATGAATTGCCTGTGCATCTTCCCGCCCTCCTCATCTGCGGCGCCTCCCTCCTCCACATCTTCCGACGGCTTTGCTCAGGTCACCTGCGGCAATAGCACGTTGGAGGAGTATGAACAGTGCGAGCAGGGATTCGACTTCTGCCCGCCCGATTTTCTCTGTGACTACACTTCGTGCTTCTGTCTGCCATCCGGGATGTTCTCGAGTGCGTCCTCTGCGGGGGTGTCTGTCGGCAGCCAGCCCCTCTGTGGCAACGGCGTTCTGGAAGTCACAGAGCAGTGCGATACGGGGAATCCGTGCCCCGGCGGGGATTTCTGCACTATTGCGTGCATGTGTGAATCACGCGGGGGGCCTGTACCCGTCGCACCTTCCACTGTCGTGCGCTGCGGCGATGGAATTCTCGGAGCAGGGGAACAGTGTGAATCCGGCATGCCCTGCAGTGACGGCGCCTTCTGCACCACATCCTGCCTCTGCCTCCGGAGTGAAACGGTCTCCCTCTGTGGCAACGGCGTGCTTAACCTCCGTGAGGAGTGCGACGACGGCAACACCGAGAATGGTGACGGCTGTGACCGGTCCTGCCGGAGAGAGGCTGCCGTTTTTGCACAGACCTGCGGTAACGGAGAACTGGAAGGAGGGGAACAGTGCGAGTTGAACAGTCTCTGCCCCCGTCCGGGGGACCAGTGCCTGAATTGCCAGTGCCGTGCCGTGTCGGAGTCGGCCTGCGGCAATGGGGTTCTCGAATTCCCCGAGGAGTGCGAGACCACAGCCGCGTGTGCGGGTCTCTCGCACTTCTGTGCCAGTTGCCGCTGTGTCCCGTTTGTCTGCGGCGACAATGTCCGCGATCTCGGCGAGGAGTGTGACGACGGCAACACGGCATCCGGCGACGGCTGCTCTGCCACCTGCCAGCGCGAGACGATCAATCTCATTGCCTCTCAGGCCATCTGCGGCAACGGTCTCATCGAGCGGGATGAGGAGTGTGACGACGGCAACACGGTTTCGGAGGATGGATGTTCCGCTGTCTGCCAGCGCGAAGTTCTGCCACCACGGTTAGAACTCACACTCCTTCCCGAGCAGCCCGCCTCTTCGTCTGTTGCCTTTCAGCCTGTTTCCAGCGCGCCTGCAGTGACCGTCCCGGTGCGCACCGGTCCTACCCCCAAGAGGGCAGTGTCTTCCGTTCCAGCCTTCTTTCCCGCTGCACCCGTTCCCTCTGCCCTTGCTCCTTCTATTCTCGCCACAACCATCGTCCAGCCGCCCTCCTGGCAGCCATATGCTTCCGTCGTTCCCTACGCTCCGCCCACGGGCCCCGTGGGTGCCACCGGTCCAGCCTCTGTCGCGGCGATGGCCGCAGGTGCAGCGGCGGGGTGGGCGTGGATGCGACGGAGAAAGAACAGGCGGTAGAACGTGCGATCATTGGTTACTGATCAGAACAACACTGTGTCAATCAGGCAGCGGCAGCGGTTGTTGCTACACTCCAATGCAATGATCAGCATGTTACGGCGTCTTCTCGGGAGCAGCGGCAAGCTTCTGGCGGTAGTGCTGGGGATTGTTCTTACTGTGACGATTTTCAATCGTTCTTCACTCCGCATTCCCTGGCTGGCGCAGGAGATGCCTGCGGATCCATGGGGTCTGGCGTGCGGTGGTACCTCGTTCTGCAATGAGTTTTCTTGGTGGTCGTTCACCTGTAATCCGGCGGCCAAATGTTGCGCAAAGCGTAATGGGGCATACGTTCAGGTTGTCGCGTGTGAGAATGTGAGCCCATCTGTCACTCTTCCCGCGCACGGGTGGTGTGACTCTCCTGCACAGGTGGGGGATCTTTGCTACGACCCTGCTTCATGCACGTACGGAACGTGCGTTGAGTATGCTGGCCCATACTACCTCGAATGCAATCTTGCGGGCGGGGGGTACTGTCCCGAGGGCACCGGTTGTGACACGACGGGTGGTTGTGTTCTCTCCACTCCTTTCTGCGAAACAGACAGCGACTGCAACGATGGTAATTTACAGACGGTAGATACGTGTTCTGTCGGGGAGTGTAGCAATGTTCCAGGGGCCTATCCCGCCTCCTCATCCACTCCGCCTCCTCCACCACCTCCCTCATCCTCCTCGGCTCCGGGAGGCTGCGCGTGCCCCCCCAATCCTGTCCCCGGCTGTGATCCTTTTGGTTGCCTCAATGGTCCTCCGCTTCCGGCTTTCTGTGTGTTAGTCGGCACGCCAGTCTTCAATCCTACAACCTGCGCAAACGAGTGCACCGGTTGCGATATGGAATGCGATACGGTCTATCCGCCTACTCCTTCTTCCGTCGCTCCCATCACGCTCCCTTGTGGCGGCGGGTCGGTGAGCGCTTCGACCAATGTCTTCGTGCAGGGGTCTGGAGGATGCAACTTCGCCGTCAGTACAACATTGACAGGATCACCCCACGGTTCCATCGCCTCGCCGCCAGGTGCCTCCCTGTATTGTCCTGGAGATACGGTGACGATTGGCATGTCCTTCTCCTCGGCGGGAACCTACACGCTCGAGACCTGTTCAGAGTTCGATACCGCCTACTACGAGATGCAGGTCGACTATTACTGCCAGCAAGAGACATGCGCCAACGGAATCTGGGGGCCAACGATTCCGGATCTCTGTACGCCGACACCAGGGGGAGGAAGCTGGTCAACGCCCTTCACGAATACGCCCCAATGCTCTCCACTGACCATTACGGTGAATGCGGCTACGGGCTGCTCCTCGGGCGGGAGCGGGGGCTCATCCGGCGGGTCGGGCGGTTCTTCGGGAGGGTCGGGTGGCTCTTCCGGTGGTTCCGGCGGATCGAGCAGCCATGCCTTCAGCAGCAGCTCCGGCGGCGGGAGCAGCGGAGTCAGCTCCGCAGGGGCCAGTAGCAGTTCACGGAGCAGTAGCTTCTCCGGTGTGAGCAGTATGGGCAGTTCGGCGAGTAGCACGCAGAGCCATTCCTCCAGTATCCCCATCCAGAGCTCTTCCGGCTCTGTTCCCTCGTCATACTCCTCCGGCATTTCCATTCAGAGTTCCGTCGGCACATCCTCTTTCAGATCTCTCGCGTCCTCGCGGTCATCCTCCTCTTCCACGGGCTACTGCGGCAACGGGGTGCTTGATCCCATAGAAGACAGCCAGTGCGAGCCGAGTATCGGGTACGATAAGTGCTTTTTCTACGGTTTTGTCTGCGATGTGAGT is a genomic window of Candidatus Peribacter riflensis containing:
- a CDS encoding lipoprotein — translated: MANSSFEQKVIRSAGNMPDFLRSGAAASSLHRRRGFVVLGIAGVAVLGWISLQSRQSMHMFTAQVMGDTPYCGNNIRETGEQCDSGYAWGRIEGCGINQVCQRCQCVTLTSANQHCIGTACYAGVNNCPSGTPACDVTCACSAIWWPHCGDARCMSFEQGAGGRIIHPSATGPIQNRVEGFGMDIVPMGDLDADQIPDVVVLATGNGTPFVSGTIHVIYMNRNGTAKRIDPLPYVPERQGLAPLKLAYAMESVGDIDSNGVPDLALYAWTGTYTEGDYGNDEEIRILRLQRTAEGVSVLADRANPEPQEQARQGYGYDLAYLGNGRLAAYLGRGDSFDEAVGIFQISSNGNIAQIGTVQGVSGGNVLGAPGDLNGDGANDLLWNRTVAFLSQDGTSVLSQQTIAFGSPYFNDGFIHSNPWGDTDGNGVPDLLLGMVSQQGKYENIGIVGKVLLERTSGNPPLRVKSSQIMYSPEQPARFGGAFGRAAANVGDIDGDGQPDIMIGSPETFFCVDGTQVHGCSGTHPGAVWVYLSGAGVPICTADCGSAPISPSSSSAPIPPSSSSVPIPPSSSSVPIIPSSSSQAAVCGDGRFAATKQCEPSGMLQTLPTNGIPDAVRAGDFNADGNADLVTLNLSPNRTGSINVFLGAGDGSFSPGANYQVGNVQSVFQAADAQGDGKLDLLLGATHIMRGNGDGTFQPVSSLLPQGADVAVGDFNEDGRPDIFTTTVSSPNSPHVEQLFAGQAGGGFAAGVTVAEFPHPWSNIVTADFDADGHLDVAYLPTGNSNDPPGLTANFTVQILYGNGNGAFISVPLTLSSWTSGATGLWMADINGDGRSDLYMDGNGNVGPFWLNNGNRTFEAKNNYMGNLNDPAALIDVDGDGKADVITGGRTASPTIEIHKGNGDGSFVQSPLYSFGVTYPLWHSEGNIAQADFDHDGRLDFAIARTSIADAGANFIIVQISPCAPGQTCSSSCQCIGTPIPPSSSSRSSSRSSSSTSHSSSASSVSSMTIASSSASHGVNALCGNGLQEGTEQCEAGIPCYTGLVCMNCLCIFPPSSSAAPPSSTSSDGFAQVTCGNSTLEEYEQCEQGFDFCPPDFLCDYTSCFCLPSGMFSSASSAGVSVGSQPLCGNGVLEVTEQCDTGNPCPGGDFCTIACMCESRGGPVPVAPSTVVRCGDGILGAGEQCESGMPCSDGAFCTTSCLCLRSETVSLCGNGVLNLREECDDGNTENGDGCDRSCRREAAVFAQTCGNGELEGGEQCELNSLCPRPGDQCLNCQCRAVSESACGNGVLEFPEECETTAACAGLSHFCASCRCVPFVCGDNVRDLGEECDDGNTASGDGCSATCQRETINLIASQAICGNGLIERDEECDDGNTVSEDGCSAVCQREVLPPRLELTLLPEQPASSSVAFQPVSSAPAVTVPVRTGPTPKRAVSSVPAFFPAAPVPSALAPSILATTIVQPPSWQPYASVVPYAPPTGPVGATGPASVAAMAAGAAAGWAWMRRRKNRR